A genomic window from Vigna radiata var. radiata cultivar VC1973A chromosome 2, Vradiata_ver6, whole genome shotgun sequence includes:
- the LOC106755554 gene encoding uncharacterized protein LOC106755554 has product MGRGRGKGKKLSVSNEEDGVISGEEERVPKQKRRGRPQKVLKDEFDEEEIEEMEEDGSGDSMKNVVKNPNSTKQGRKKKRNYEEKVEAGEEKSGVRIGSNIDGLTKCNGFRQNGSRRKSKPRRAAEAGVLCKQDYA; this is encoded by the coding sequence ATGGGGAGAGGCAGAGGAAAGGGTAAAAAGTTAAGTGTTAGCAATGAAGAAGATGGTGTTATAAGTGGTGAGGAAGAGAGGGTTCCAAAgcaaaaaagaagaggaaggcCACAAAAAGTGTTGAAGGATGagtttgatgaagaagaaattgaagaaatggaagaggaTGGTAGTGGTGACAGCATGAAGAATGTAGTGAAGAATCCCAACAGCACAAaacaaggaaggaaaaaaaaacgaaattatgAGGAGAAAGTAGAAGCAGGTGAGGAGAAAAGTGGGGTTAGAATTGGATCAAACATCGATGGCTTGACAAAGTGTAATGGATTTAGACAGAATGGAAGCAGGCGAAAAAGTAAGCCTCGACGAGCTGCAGAAGCTGGTGTGCTGTGTAAGCAAGACTATGCTTGa
- the LOC106778483 gene encoding calcium-dependent protein kinase 24 produces the protein MGSCISTQGVRTRKRVKHISKPSSPRAHAHGHVPEQTTRRSSVVAPRSSVTARPLNVVANPSPGNIFDKYQFGKELGRGEFGVTHRVVDLVSGEAFACKKIAKTKLRTEIDVEDVKREVQIMRHLPRHPNIVAFKEAYEDRDAVYLVMELCEGGELFDRIVAKGHYTERAAANVAKTILEVCKVCHEHGVIHRDLKPENFLFADASENAALKSIDFGLSTFYVPGERFSEIVGSPYYMAPEVLRRNYGQEIDVWSTGVILYILLCGVPPFWAESEEGIAQAIIKGKVDFTRDPWPKVSDEAKHLVKRMLDPSPFTRITVQEVLDHPWIQNREHGRTISLGDQVKMRIKQFSLMNRFKRKVLRVVADNLSDEQIEAFKKMFDMMDKDKNGNLSFEELKDGLSMIGHAIPDPDVQMLLEAADADGNGTLSYDEFITMSVHLKKIEGDEHLTQAFRYFDKNQTGYVEFEELKDALSDDESEVMNDQVIKDIINDVDLDKDGRISFAEFKAMMKTGGDWKMASRQYSRALLNALSFKMFKDTSTKV, from the exons ATGGGAAGCTGCATTTCAACGCAAGGCGTCAGGACACGCAAGAGGGTCAAGCACATCAGCAAGCCCTCGTCGCCACGAGCCCACGCCCACGGGCACGTGCCAGAGCAGACCACGCGGAGGTCGAGCGTGGTGGCGCCTAGGTCGAGCGTCACGGCGCGTCCGCTCAATGTGGTTGCGAACCCGAGTCCAGGGAACATATTCGATAAGTACCAGTTCGGGAAGGAGCTGGGTCGTGGTGAGTTCGGCGTGACTCACCGCGTTGTGGATTTGGTGAGTGGCGAAGCGTTTGCGTGCAAGAAGATAGCGAAGACGAAGCTGAGAACGGAGATTGACGTGGAAGATGTGAAAAGAGAGGTACAGATCATGAGGCACTTGCCTCGACACCCCAACATTGTGGCCTTCAAGGAGGCTTATGAGGACAGAGATGCCGTTTACCTCGTCATGGAACTCTGTGAAGGTGGCGAACTTTTTGATAGGATTGTTGCTAAGGGCCATTACACAGAGCGTGCTGCTGCTAATGTTGCCAAAACCATACTTGAAGTTTGCAAG GTGTGTCATGAGCACGGAGTAATACACAGAGACTTGAAACCTGAAAATTTCTTATTTGCAGATGCAAGCGAGAATGCTGCATTGAAATCAATTGATTTTGGCCTTTCTACCTTCTATGTTCCTG GTGAACGATTCAGTGAAATTGTTGGAAGCCCTTATTACATGGCTCCAGAGGTTTTAAGACGAAACTATGGACAAGAAATTGATGTCTGGAGCACAGGTgtaattctttatattttactttgtgGAGTTCCACCCTTTTGGGCAG AAAGCGAGGAAGGGATTGCACAGGCGATCATTAAGGGTAAAGTAGATTTCACAAGAGATCCTTGGCCTAAAGTTTCTGATGAAGCAAAACATCTAGTTAAGCGCATGCTTGATCCAAGTCCATTCACACGGATAACAGTTCAAGAAGTTCTTG ATCATCCCTGGATACAAAATAGGGAGCATGGTCGAACTATTTCTCTTGGAGACCAAGTGAAAATGAGGATCAAGCAATTCTCCTTGATGAACAGATTCAAAAGAAAGGTTCTTAGA GTGGTAGCGGATAACCTGTCAGATGAACAAATTGAAGCgtttaagaaaatgtttgatATGATGGATAAGGACAAAAATGGAAACTTGTCTTTTGAAGAGCTCAAAGATGGTCTTTCAATGATTGGACACGCCATTCCTGATCCTGATGTCCAAATGTTACTGGAAGCT GCGGATGCTGATGGAAACGGCACCCTTAGCTATGATGAGTTCATCACAATGAGTGTTCACCTCAAAAAGATCGAAGGTGATGAGCATCTCACTCAAGCATTCCGTTACTTTGACAAGAATCAGACCGGATATGTTGAGTTCGAGGAGTTGAAGGATGCCTTATCAGATGATGAGTCGGAAGTGATGAACGACCAAGTGATCAAAGACATTATAAATGATGTTGACTTGGATAAG GATGGTCGAATCAGTTTTGCGGAGTTTAAGGCAATGATGAAGACAGGAGGAGATTGGAAAATGGCCTCTCGTCAGTATTCAAGAGCATTGCTGAATGCATTAAGCTTCAAGATGTTTAAAGACACTTCTACCAAAGTGTAA
- the LOC106756266 gene encoding probable E3 ubiquitin-protein ligase ARI7, translated as MDSEDDMHDANDIDSLDDDFYSGETEDAPLDYYSDYDDEAEDYFEEADRIESRRPEQNFTILKESDIKQRQEEDVNRVATVLSISRIFASILLRYYNWSVSRVHDAWFADEERVRKAVGLLEKPIVQHDNNTRELTCGICFENYPRARIEMASCGHPYCISCWEGYISTSINDGPGCLMLRCPDPTCGAAVGQDMISLLKSDEDKQKYARYLLRSYIEDNKKSKWCPAPGCECAVTFDAGSGGNYDVSCLCSYSFCWNCTEEAHRPVDCGTVAKWILKNSAESENMNWILANSKPCPKCKRPIEKNQGCMHMTCTPPCKYEFCWLCLGVWSDHGERTGGFYACNRYETAKQEGVYDDTERRREMAKNSLERYTHYYERWASNQSSRQKALADLQQMQTVHIEKLSDIQCQPESQLKFITEAWLQIIECRRVLKWTYAYGFYLPEHELAKKQFFEYLQGEAESGLERLHQCAEKELQPFLCADEPSREFNDFRTKLAGLTSVTRNYFENLVRALENGLSDVDSNGASFSRATSSKNAAGSSKGRSGRVKGTFRTSMSSRMNDDSHWCCEHCTYANVKSATTCQMCYQQRR; from the exons ATGGACTCGGAGGATGACATGCACGACGCCAACGACATCGATTCCCTCGACGATGATTTCTACAGCGGCGAAACCGAGGATGCGCCCTTGGACTACTACAGCGATTACGACGATGAGGCCGAAGATTACTTCGAGGAAGCTGACAGGATTGAGTCTCGTCGCCCTGAG caaaattttaccattttgaAGGAATCCGACATCAAACAAAGACAGGAAGAAGACGTCAATAGAGTAGCAACTGTTCTTTCCATATCAAGAATTTTTGCAAGCATACTACTTCGTTACTACAATTG GAGTGTCAGTAGAGTGCATGATGCATGGTTTGCTGATGAAGAACGAGTCAGAAAAGCAGTTGGTTTGTTGGAGAAGCCAATTGTCCAGCATGATAATAATACTAGAGAG CTTACTTGCGGTATCTGTTTTGAAAATTATCCTCGGGCTAGAATTGAAATGGCTTCCTGTGGTCATCCCTACTGTATCTCATGCTGGGAAG GCTATATCAGCACATCCATTAATGATGGTCCTGGATGTTTAATGCTGAGATGTCCTGATCCCACTTGTGGTGCTGCTGTTGGTCAAGATATGATTAGTCTTCTAAAATCTGATGAAGATAAGCAGAAATATGCACGTTATCTTCTTAGGTCATACATTGAAGACAATAAGAAG TCCAAGTGGTGTCCTGCTCCAGGTTGTGAATGTGCTGTCACTTTTGATGCTGGTAGTGGTGGGAATTACGATGTCTCTTGCCTCTGCTCATATAGTTTTTGTTGGAAT TGCACTGAGGAGGCTCATCGTCCAGTAGACTGTGGGACTGTGGCAAAGTGGATTTTGAAGAACAGTGCAGAATCTGAAAACATGAATTG GATACTTGCCAATTCAAAGCCATGTCCCAAGTGCAAGCGACCAATTGAAAAAAACCAAGGGTGCATGCACATGACTTGCACACCGCCCTGTAAATATGAGTTTTGCTG GCTATGCCTCGGTGTATGGTCAGACCACGGTGAAAGAACTGGGGGTTTTTATGCTTGCAATCGCTATGAAACAGCTAAACAAGAAGGAGTG TATGATGATACTGAAAGAAGAAGGGAAATGGCAAAGAATTCACTGGAGAGATACACACATTATTATGAGCGGTGGGCCAGCAATCAATCT TCAAGGCAAAAAGCTCTTGCAGATCTGCAGCAGATGCAAACTGTTCAt ATTGAGAAGCTTAGTGACATACAGTGTCAGCCTGAGTCACAGCTTAAGTTTATTACGGAGGCCTGGCTACAa ATAATTGAGTGTAGAAGAGTACTGAAATGGACATACGCATACGGGTTCTACTTACCGGAGCATGAGCTTGCGAAAAAACAGTTCTTTGAGTACTTACAAG GTGAAGCAGAATCTGGCCTGGAGAGACTTCATCAATGTGCAGAAAAGGAACTTCAGCCATTCCTATGTGCTGATGAGCCATCTAGAGAGTTCAATGACTTTCGTACTAAACTAGCTGGATTGACTAg TGTGACTAGAAACTACTTTGAGAATTTAGTAAGGGCGTTAGAGAATGGTTTATCTGATGTGGATAGTAATGGAGCTTCCTTCAGCAGAGCAACGAGCTCAAAAAATGCTGCTGGTAGCAGTAAAGGGAGATCCGGAAGAGTAAAGGGAACATTTCGAACCAGCATGTCCAGCAGAATGAATGATGATAGTCATTGGTGTTGCGAGCATTGTACCTATGCAAATGTCAAATCTGCCACCACATGCCAGATGTGCTATCAACAGCGTAGATGA